Proteins from a single region of Haloarchaeobius litoreus:
- a CDS encoding CapA family protein: MAPRLGLTGDVMLGRNVDERQARRSVTTVWGDVLERLQSLDGLLVNLECCLSTRGTPWQRTRRAFRFRADPEWALPALDAAGVDCCALANNHVLDFEEEALLDTLDRLDETGIARAGAGRTRETAFAPATFDVDEVTVAIVSVTDNTPEYAATERTPGTAYVDIESDESGTREAVAAALGRARATDPDLLVTSLHWGPNMVTEPPDSFRRFAHWLVEQGVDVVHGHSAHVFQGIEVYEGRPILYDTGDFVDDYAVDDELRNDRSFLFEVALTPTGEPTSLRLRPTEIHDCAVHGAGPGVAAWARKRMRALSAPFGTDFERAGDGLVLEVGGTSP, from the coding sequence ATGGCACCGAGGCTCGGGCTGACCGGCGACGTGATGCTCGGCCGCAACGTCGACGAGCGGCAGGCTCGTCGGAGCGTCACCACCGTGTGGGGTGACGTGCTCGAGCGGCTCCAGTCGCTCGACGGGCTGCTGGTGAACCTGGAGTGCTGTCTCTCGACACGTGGCACCCCCTGGCAGCGGACCCGACGGGCGTTCCGGTTTCGCGCGGACCCCGAGTGGGCGCTGCCGGCACTCGACGCGGCCGGGGTCGACTGCTGTGCGCTCGCGAACAACCACGTCCTCGACTTCGAGGAGGAGGCACTCCTCGACACGCTTGACCGGCTCGACGAGACGGGTATCGCTCGGGCTGGCGCGGGACGGACCCGTGAGACGGCGTTCGCCCCGGCCACCTTCGACGTGGACGAGGTTACCGTGGCCATCGTCTCGGTCACGGACAACACGCCGGAGTACGCGGCGACGGAACGGACGCCCGGAACGGCGTACGTCGACATCGAAAGCGACGAGTCCGGGACCAGAGAGGCGGTGGCTGCGGCGCTGGGCCGGGCCCGTGCTACGGACCCAGACCTCCTCGTCACCTCGCTGCACTGGGGGCCCAACATGGTCACGGAGCCGCCGGATTCGTTCCGCCGGTTCGCCCACTGGCTGGTCGAACAGGGCGTCGACGTCGTCCACGGACACAGTGCCCACGTGTTCCAGGGCATCGAGGTGTACGAGGGCCGACCCATCCTCTACGACACCGGCGACTTCGTCGACGACTACGCGGTCGACGACGAGCTGCGGAACGACCGCAGCTTCCTGTTCGAGGTCGCACTGACGCCGACGGGCGAGCCAACGAGCCTGCGGCTGCGACCGACCGAGATACATGACTGTGCAGTCCACGGCGCAGGTCCCGGGGTGGCTGCCTGGGCCAGGAAGCGGATGCGCGCGCTCTCCGCACCGTTCGGGACCGACTTCGAGCGGGCAGGGGACGGACTCGTCCTCGAAGTGGGCGGGACGTCCCCATGA
- a CDS encoding ZIP family metal transporter translates to MDPFLWTVIATVGMSLTAWVGVFGLFLSESLLDRLLLALVALAAGSLVGGAFLHLLPEAIAETGAEDTLPVFIFLIAGFCTFYVLEGFLNWHHHHETTHERKAVSYLVLVSDAIHNFIDGLVIAAAFLSGIPLGLVTTLAIGLHEVPQEIGDFGVLVYGGFERKRALVLNFLTQATVILGGVVGHLLGGRFLNYPVVLLPFAAGNFVYIASSDLIPEIKAETEPMRSLLYFLVFLVGIVLMLGVRLLRETLA, encoded by the coding sequence ATGGACCCGTTCCTCTGGACCGTCATCGCAACCGTTGGGATGAGCCTGACCGCCTGGGTAGGCGTCTTTGGACTGTTCCTCAGCGAGTCGTTGCTCGACCGACTCCTTCTCGCGCTGGTTGCCCTCGCTGCCGGGAGTCTGGTCGGCGGCGCGTTCCTCCACCTCCTCCCCGAGGCGATCGCCGAGACGGGAGCCGAAGACACGCTGCCAGTCTTCATCTTCCTCATCGCCGGCTTCTGTACGTTCTACGTGCTGGAGGGGTTCCTCAACTGGCACCACCATCACGAGACGACACACGAGCGAAAGGCGGTATCGTACCTCGTGCTGGTCTCGGACGCCATCCACAACTTCATCGACGGCCTGGTCATCGCTGCGGCGTTCCTCAGCGGCATACCCCTCGGACTCGTCACCACGCTCGCCATCGGACTCCACGAGGTACCCCAGGAGATCGGGGACTTCGGCGTGCTCGTCTACGGGGGTTTCGAGCGCAAGCGTGCACTCGTCCTGAACTTCCTCACCCAGGCGACCGTGATCCTCGGCGGGGTCGTCGGCCATCTCCTCGGCGGTCGATTCTTGAACTACCCCGTGGTCCTGCTCCCGTTCGCAGCCGGTAACTTCGTCTATATCGCGAGCTCGGACCTGATACCGGAGATCAAGGCCGAGACCGAGCCAATGCGTTCGCTCCTCTACTTCCTCGTGTTCCTCGTCGGGATCGTACTGATGCTCGGCGTCAGGCTGCTTCGGGAGACACTCGCTTGA
- a CDS encoding heavy-metal-associated domain-containing protein, with product MSQTITVEGMTCGHCEQTVEEALRGVSGVTDATADREAEQARVDGDADVTALVQAVEDAGYTAHA from the coding sequence ATGAGTCAAACGATCACCGTCGAGGGAATGACCTGCGGCCACTGTGAACAGACAGTCGAAGAGGCGCTTCGAGGCGTGTCTGGCGTGACCGACGCCACCGCCGATCGCGAGGCCGAACAGGCGAGGGTCGATGGTGACGCCGACGTCACGGCCCTCGTGCAAGCCGTCGAAGACGCTGGATACACCGCCCACGCCTGA
- a CDS encoding cold-shock protein has protein sequence MANGKVDFFNDTGGYGFISTDDDAVDDDEDVFFHMEDVGGPDLEEGQEVEFDIESSPKGPRATNLVRK, from the coding sequence ATGGCAAACGGTAAAGTTGACTTCTTCAACGACACAGGCGGCTACGGCTTCATTTCGACTGACGACGACGCTGTTGACGACGACGAAGACGTGTTCTTCCACATGGAGGACGTCGGCGGTCCGGACCTCGAAGAGGGTCAGGAAGTCGAGTTCGACATCGAATCATCCCCGAAGGGACCCCGCGCGACGAACCTCGTCCGCAAGTAA
- a CDS encoding proteasome assembly chaperone family protein, with translation MTQDTPTATFRRFTDVQADEPYLIEGLPGHGLVASIATDLVTRQLELEHHGSIVSDEFPSVAPFKDGRVQDLVRVYAGEEPPVLTLQSDVPLPGRAFEPLANCVLEDLAAEFEFAIFLTGAPAGSEEEIGEVFGVATTDEVEAELREADIRIADGFGLIGGVTGALVSACNQAGVPASVLVVKANPYLPDPTAAQSVIENALEPLVDFDIDTTELEEQADEIRKQMEEISKHYQQMMASEGQDPPEEPSGPTMFQ, from the coding sequence ATGACCCAGGACACACCGACCGCGACGTTTCGACGGTTCACCGACGTACAGGCAGACGAACCCTACCTCATCGAGGGCCTCCCCGGTCACGGCCTCGTCGCGTCCATCGCGACCGACCTCGTCACCAGACAGCTCGAGCTCGAGCACCACGGGAGCATCGTCTCCGACGAGTTCCCGTCCGTTGCTCCGTTCAAGGACGGCCGCGTACAGGACCTCGTCAGGGTGTACGCGGGGGAAGAACCGCCCGTGTTGACGCTCCAGAGCGACGTCCCGCTCCCCGGGCGAGCGTTCGAGCCACTCGCGAACTGCGTCCTCGAAGATCTGGCGGCCGAGTTCGAGTTCGCGATCTTCCTGACCGGTGCGCCGGCCGGGAGCGAGGAGGAGATCGGCGAGGTGTTCGGCGTCGCGACCACCGACGAGGTCGAGGCTGAACTCCGCGAAGCGGACATCCGTATCGCGGACGGGTTCGGCCTCATCGGGGGTGTCACGGGCGCGCTGGTCTCGGCCTGTAATCAGGCCGGCGTCCCAGCGTCGGTACTCGTCGTGAAGGCGAACCCGTACCTGCCGGATCCGACCGCCGCACAGTCCGTCATCGAGAACGCGCTCGAGCCGCTCGTCGACTTCGACATCGACACCACGGAGCTGGAGGAGCAGGCCGACGAGATACGGAAGCAGATGGAGGAGATCTCGAAGCACTACCAGCAGATGATGGCGTCAGAAGGGCAGGACCCACCCGAAGAGCCGTCCGGCCCGACGATGTTCCAGTAG
- a CDS encoding heavy metal translocating P-type ATPase, producing the protein MFRRRFWVSLALSVPVIFFSEFIQDVFGYTAPTFLGSVWITPVLSVIIFAYGGVPFLSMARTELENREPGMMMLISLAITVAFVYSIASLFLEGTTPFFWELVTLIDIMLLGHWMEMRSVRQASGALDELAKLMPDTAERITESGDTEEVPVSELGEDDVVLVRPGASVPADGEVVEGESSVDESMITGESRPVDKAPGVEVVAGTVNQDGSLRIKITKTGEETTLAGIMRLVDEAQKSKSRTQLLADRAAGWLFYVALGVAAITAVAWVVATGFNITVLERVVTVLVIACPHALGLAVPLVVAINTSTAAQNGMLIRDRIAMEESRNLDTVIFDKTGTLTKGEQGVVGVETAGDWSEERALEVAAGVEGDSEHMIARAIRDAAEERDIQRAQVSNFENFRGLGVRATVDGETVHIGGPNLIEKLGIERSDGIAAFAEEAGSNAETVIYLVHDESEAVAAFALADVIRDESRQAIEALHAMDIEVAMLTGDSEDVARAVSEELGIDQYFAEVLPEEKDTKVEQLQSEGKFVAMVGDGVNDAPALTRADVGIAIGSGTDVAIESGDIILVDNNPLDVVRLIRLSKASYRKMQENLVWATGYNVFALPLAAGILAPIGILLSPAIGAVFMSLSTIIVAINARRLGGIDLSV; encoded by the coding sequence ATGTTCCGGCGTCGGTTCTGGGTCTCGCTCGCGCTCTCGGTGCCGGTCATCTTCTTCAGCGAATTCATCCAGGACGTCTTCGGCTACACAGCCCCGACGTTCCTCGGAAGCGTCTGGATCACGCCCGTCCTTTCGGTGATCATCTTCGCGTACGGTGGCGTGCCGTTCCTCTCGATGGCCCGCACGGAACTCGAGAACCGTGAGCCAGGGATGATGATGCTCATCTCGCTGGCCATCACCGTCGCGTTCGTCTACTCCATCGCCAGCTTGTTCCTCGAGGGAACGACGCCCTTTTTCTGGGAGCTCGTCACGCTAATCGACATCATGCTGCTGGGCCACTGGATGGAGATGCGGTCGGTCCGGCAGGCCTCCGGGGCGCTCGACGAGCTGGCGAAACTCATGCCTGACACCGCCGAGCGTATCACCGAGAGTGGAGATACCGAGGAGGTGCCCGTTTCCGAACTCGGCGAGGACGATGTCGTACTCGTCCGTCCGGGTGCATCCGTGCCGGCCGACGGCGAAGTCGTCGAAGGCGAGTCGTCGGTCGACGAGTCGATGATCACGGGCGAGTCCCGTCCCGTTGACAAAGCGCCCGGAGTGGAGGTCGTCGCCGGGACGGTCAACCAGGACGGGAGCCTCCGCATCAAGATTACGAAGACGGGCGAGGAGACGACGTTGGCGGGCATCATGCGGCTCGTTGATGAAGCCCAGAAATCGAAATCCCGAACCCAGTTGCTCGCCGACCGCGCAGCTGGCTGGCTGTTCTATGTGGCACTCGGCGTCGCGGCGATTACGGCCGTCGCGTGGGTCGTCGCCACGGGGTTCAACATCACCGTCCTCGAGCGCGTCGTGACTGTACTGGTCATCGCGTGTCCCCACGCACTCGGCCTCGCCGTCCCGCTCGTCGTCGCGATCAACACCTCGACGGCTGCCCAGAACGGGATGCTCATCCGCGACCGCATCGCCATGGAGGAATCCCGGAACCTGGATACGGTGATATTCGACAAGACGGGCACGCTCACGAAGGGCGAACAGGGCGTCGTCGGCGTCGAGACGGCAGGCGACTGGAGTGAAGAGCGAGCGCTCGAAGTCGCCGCTGGTGTCGAGGGTGACTCAGAGCACATGATCGCCCGCGCGATCCGTGACGCCGCCGAGGAACGGGACATCCAGCGGGCGCAGGTCTCGAACTTCGAGAACTTCCGCGGACTCGGCGTCAGAGCTACTGTGGACGGCGAGACGGTTCATATCGGTGGACCAAACCTGATCGAGAAACTCGGTATCGAACGATCCGACGGCATCGCCGCCTTCGCTGAGGAAGCCGGTTCGAACGCAGAGACGGTCATCTACCTGGTTCACGACGAATCCGAAGCTGTCGCAGCGTTCGCGCTGGCGGACGTTATCCGGGACGAAAGCCGGCAGGCTATCGAGGCGCTACACGCGATGGACATCGAGGTGGCGATGCTGACCGGTGACTCCGAGGATGTCGCGAGGGCTGTCTCGGAAGAACTCGGTATCGACCAGTACTTCGCGGAGGTCCTGCCAGAGGAGAAGGACACGAAGGTCGAACAACTCCAGTCCGAGGGGAAATTCGTCGCGATGGTCGGCGACGGCGTCAACGACGCACCGGCGCTCACGAGAGCTGACGTCGGTATCGCCATCGGCTCGGGGACCGACGTCGCCATCGAGTCGGGCGACATCATCCTCGTCGACAACAACCCGCTGGACGTGGTACGGCTCATCCGACTGTCGAAGGCGAGCTATCGAAAGATGCAGGAGAACCTCGTCTGGGCGACCGGCTACAACGTGTTCGCGCTCCCGCTCGCGGCAGGGATTCTCGCACCCATCGGCATCCTCCTGTCGCCGGCGATCGGCGCGGTGTTCATGTCGCTGTCGACGATCATCGTCGCGATTAACGCCCGCCGACTCGGGGGAATCGATCTCTCGGTATGA
- a CDS encoding inorganic phosphate transporter yields the protein MVEALLVVGVLVAMFVAYNIGGSTTGPAFGPAVGADAISKTAAAALMGVFFFIGAWTIGRNVVTKLGTELVVNTSVFTLESSIAVLFFIGVALLMGNLFGVPASTSMTAVGAIAGLGLAGDVLDLAVMAEILTWWIVSPIIGFWVSLIIGRYFYARLNRMVAMERSSGPLFDVDRSGPVPIPRLHRTTNRRELGGTITVVAIGCLMAFSSGTSNIANAVAPLVGSGELAMNPAIIFGGIAVTVGAFTIARRTLETMGNDITELPLTAAIVVASVSSTLVIFLSALGIPASFVIIATMSIVGLGWGRATRPVTVPEAVSGKESPPVTVDALAADEEGEELPPIGEEDAEDIPSPAGLFNPTTTARVVLMQNIVPAIATLGAYLCFRFVPVFGF from the coding sequence ATGGTCGAGGCACTCCTCGTCGTCGGCGTTCTCGTCGCGATGTTCGTCGCATACAACATCGGTGGCTCGACGACGGGCCCCGCCTTCGGGCCCGCCGTCGGTGCCGACGCGATATCGAAGACGGCTGCCGCCGCACTGATGGGTGTCTTCTTCTTCATCGGTGCCTGGACCATCGGCCGGAACGTCGTGACGAAGCTCGGAACCGAGCTCGTCGTCAACACCAGCGTCTTCACGCTCGAATCGTCTATCGCGGTGCTGTTCTTCATCGGTGTCGCGCTCCTCATGGGCAACCTCTTCGGCGTCCCGGCCTCGACGTCGATGACCGCCGTCGGGGCGATCGCGGGGCTGGGCCTCGCCGGAGACGTTCTCGACCTCGCCGTCATGGCCGAGATACTCACCTGGTGGATCGTCTCGCCGATCATCGGCTTCTGGGTGTCGCTGATCATCGGTCGGTACTTCTACGCGCGACTCAACCGCATGGTCGCGATGGAACGCAGCAGCGGCCCGCTGTTCGACGTCGATCGTTCGGGTCCGGTTCCGATTCCACGCCTGCACCGGACGACCAACCGCCGAGAGCTGGGCGGGACGATAACCGTCGTCGCGATCGGCTGTCTGATGGCCTTCAGCTCCGGTACCTCGAACATCGCCAACGCCGTCGCGCCGCTCGTCGGCAGCGGTGAACTGGCGATGAACCCGGCGATCATCTTCGGCGGTATCGCCGTTACGGTCGGTGCGTTCACGATCGCCAGGCGGACGCTGGAGACGATGGGCAACGACATCACGGAACTGCCGCTGACGGCTGCCATCGTCGTTGCCTCCGTCAGCTCCACGCTCGTCATCTTCCTCTCGGCGCTGGGCATCCCCGCGAGCTTCGTCATCATCGCGACGATGTCGATCGTCGGCCTGGGGTGGGGGCGTGCGACCCGACCGGTGACCGTCCCCGAGGCCGTCTCCGGGAAGGAGTCCCCGCCGGTCACCGTGGATGCGCTGGCCGCAGACGAGGAAGGTGAGGAGTTACCTCCGATCGGCGAGGAGGACGCCGAGGATATCCCGAGCCCGGCGGGGCTGTTCAACCCCACGACGACCGCCAGGGTCGTCCTGATGCAGAATATCGTGCCCGCGATCGCGACGCTCGGCGCGTATCTCTGCTTCCGCTTCGTGCCGGTGTTCGGGTTCTGA
- a CDS encoding YeeE/YedE family protein: MVSDPVLLQTVADLFPNGVGRYAVGGLLVGLGTVLIYIGTGIQAGASTFLESTLSYVSDQSRFQQYVASRDWRLVFTAGIILGGLAFAATFQSGVVTSSLYEPGTTGQLYEVAGVTLWMTDVQPWRLFLGGILVGIGTRVGKGCTSGHGICGVGSASKTSIAAVLTYLTVAIGTAQVVAALGVSP, from the coding sequence ATGGTCTCTGACCCAGTACTGCTCCAGACGGTCGCCGACCTGTTCCCCAACGGGGTCGGCCGGTACGCTGTCGGCGGACTGCTCGTCGGCCTCGGGACCGTCCTGATATACATCGGAACGGGGATCCAAGCCGGGGCGAGTACGTTCCTGGAGTCGACGCTGTCGTACGTCTCCGACCAGTCACGGTTCCAGCAGTACGTCGCCTCGCGTGACTGGCGGCTCGTGTTCACGGCTGGCATCATCCTGGGCGGACTGGCGTTCGCTGCGACGTTCCAATCCGGCGTGGTCACGAGCTCGCTGTACGAGCCCGGAACGACCGGCCAGCTGTACGAGGTCGCCGGCGTGACGCTCTGGATGACCGATGTCCAACCGTGGCGGCTGTTCCTCGGTGGCATCTTGGTCGGCATCGGGACCCGGGTCGGCAAGGGCTGTACGTCCGGTCACGGCATCTGTGGTGTCGGCTCGGCATCGAAAACGTCGATTGCTGCCGTGCTGACGTATCTGACCGTGGCAATCGGGACGGCCCAGGTTGTTGCCGCGCTGGGGGTGAGCCCATGA
- a CDS encoding phage terminase large subunit family protein yields the protein MTGRCPHCEEEVTPRNGGEPGEHSGVATVWVCPVCDTILGVSEWMD from the coding sequence ATGACAGGGCGTTGTCCCCACTGCGAGGAGGAAGTGACACCACGAAACGGCGGCGAACCCGGTGAACACTCCGGCGTGGCCACCGTCTGGGTCTGCCCCGTCTGTGACACCATCCTCGGCGTCTCGGAGTGGATGGACTGA
- a CDS encoding DUF7571 family protein: MKPCHSCQTVIDEYLLDKKLEPLRELTADDFNICADCVTIDVDACVKCGGAVYVPETVSPDYCPACRSDIIDHTGHDPGWTRDHVST; this comes from the coding sequence ATGAAACCGTGCCACAGCTGCCAGACCGTCATCGACGAGTATCTCCTGGACAAAAAGCTCGAACCCCTGCGCGAGCTCACGGCTGACGACTTCAACATCTGTGCGGACTGCGTCACAATCGACGTGGATGCGTGCGTGAAGTGTGGCGGCGCGGTGTACGTTCCCGAAACCGTCTCCCCCGACTACTGCCCGGCGTGCCGGTCCGACATCATCGACCACACCGGGCACGACCCCGGCTGGACGCGGGACCACGTGTCGACCTGA
- a CDS encoding DUF6789 family protein, which translates to MDPVRSTLSSGFLAAVVLIVLLLVADVFLGGPNLFVFSTFMRSCAVATSPNCGLATSTATLLTFVWFFLLFAIAWPLLFAGFTWGLPGKSGITHGVVFAAIVWLGYAVSVFYGIGMGGRTVGESIPFLIVTFVAYAIYGLVLGGGYDYLAAHRTFLSAEDEAV; encoded by the coding sequence ATGGACCCCGTCCGAAGCACCCTCAGCAGTGGCTTTCTAGCCGCGGTCGTGCTGATCGTCCTGCTGCTCGTCGCCGACGTGTTCCTCGGCGGGCCGAACCTGTTCGTGTTCTCGACGTTCATGCGCTCCTGCGCGGTGGCGACGAGTCCGAACTGCGGGCTCGCCACCTCGACGGCGACACTCCTGACGTTCGTCTGGTTCTTCCTCCTGTTCGCCATCGCGTGGCCGTTGCTGTTCGCCGGGTTCACGTGGGGGTTGCCCGGCAAGTCCGGCATCACCCACGGCGTCGTGTTCGCCGCCATCGTCTGGCTCGGGTACGCGGTCTCGGTGTTCTACGGCATCGGGATGGGGGGACGGACCGTCGGTGAGAGCATCCCGTTCCTGATCGTGACGTTCGTCGCCTACGCCATCTACGGCCTCGTACTTGGTGGCGGGTACGACTACCTCGCAGCCCACCGGACCTTCCTGAGCGCGGAGGACGAGGCGGTCTGA